In the genome of Deinococcus deserti VCD115, one region contains:
- the serA gene encoding phosphoglycerate dehydrogenase: protein MTAAAPAPLDSDPANRAPLRVLICDEMNPGDLDYDGFQIDYQGNMDRAETLRRLPEYDALITRSRTKVDRELIDAAGPRLKVIGRGGVGVDNIDLEYASLRGLLVLNAPESNNVSAAELAVMHLMASARGLTRSDRKTRAGEWDRKYLGMELKDKTLGIVGLGRIGSIVADRAQGLRMNVVAFDPYVPENKFERLGVERAETLEDLLARVDAVTVHTPLTEETTGMIGARELALLRPGGIVVNAARGGIVDEQALVDALSSGHLFAAGVDVFVDEPPTPDHIFLSAPNLGITAHLGANTYEAQERVGAEIVSRVLAALQGDVSKGAVNAPALDAKTLEALGGYLQLGEKLGRILAQLLPGAQDVEVTFRGEFPADPAPVVTAALVGYLSGSTEDTPNMINARALARERGLNLAVRQEQDSPDYQTEVIVTVRTGEGDQKQRARTIGGTVFGRSPRLTRLRDYRVELEPEGYILIASNEDKPGAVAKLSNLLGTWGVNIAGMALGRAAKGGQALFTLTLDDGLSAEQLQAIRNLDVIDSAYLVRV, encoded by the coding sequence ATGACTGCCGCTGCCCCCGCACCTCTGGACTCCGATCCGGCCAACCGGGCGCCCCTGCGCGTCCTGATCTGCGACGAAATGAACCCCGGCGACCTTGACTACGACGGGTTTCAGATTGACTATCAGGGCAACATGGACCGCGCCGAGACCCTGCGGCGCCTGCCTGAATACGACGCGCTGATTACCCGCAGCCGCACCAAGGTGGACCGCGAACTGATTGATGCCGCTGGTCCAAGGCTCAAGGTGATCGGGCGCGGCGGTGTGGGCGTAGACAACATTGACCTGGAATACGCCAGCCTGCGCGGCCTGCTGGTGCTCAACGCACCGGAAAGCAACAATGTTTCGGCCGCCGAACTGGCCGTGATGCACCTGATGGCCTCGGCCCGCGGCCTGACCCGCAGCGACCGTAAAACCCGTGCCGGTGAGTGGGACCGTAAATACCTGGGCATGGAACTCAAGGACAAGACCCTGGGTATCGTGGGCCTGGGCCGCATTGGCAGCATCGTGGCTGACCGCGCGCAGGGACTGCGTATGAACGTGGTGGCCTTTGACCCCTACGTCCCGGAAAACAAATTCGAGCGCCTGGGCGTGGAGCGCGCCGAAACCCTTGAGGACCTGCTGGCCCGCGTGGACGCCGTGACGGTTCATACCCCTCTGACCGAGGAGACCACCGGCATGATCGGTGCCCGCGAACTGGCGCTGCTGCGGCCCGGGGGCATCGTGGTCAACGCGGCGCGTGGGGGCATTGTCGATGAGCAGGCTCTGGTGGACGCCCTGAGCTCCGGGCATCTGTTCGCTGCCGGGGTGGACGTGTTTGTCGACGAGCCGCCCACGCCGGACCACATCTTCCTGAGCGCCCCGAACCTGGGGATCACGGCTCACCTTGGAGCCAACACCTACGAGGCCCAGGAACGTGTCGGCGCTGAGATCGTCTCGCGCGTGCTGGCCGCGCTGCAGGGTGACGTCAGCAAGGGCGCGGTGAATGCCCCGGCTCTGGACGCCAAGACCCTGGAGGCTCTGGGCGGCTACCTGCAACTAGGAGAGAAGCTTGGCCGCATTCTGGCTCAGCTGCTGCCCGGTGCTCAGGACGTCGAGGTCACCTTCCGCGGCGAATTTCCAGCGGACCCGGCGCCGGTGGTCACCGCCGCGCTGGTCGGCTATCTGTCCGGCAGCACCGAGGACACGCCCAACATGATCAATGCCCGTGCCCTCGCCCGTGAACGTGGACTGAATCTCGCGGTGCGCCAGGAGCAGGACAGCCCCGACTATCAGACCGAAGTCATCGTGACGGTGCGTACCGGGGAGGGCGATCAGAAGCAGCGCGCCCGCACGATCGGAGGCACGGTGTTCGGACGGAGCCCTCGCCTGACCCGCCTGCGCGATTACCGCGTGGAGCTGGAACCCGAAGGCTACATCCTCATCGCCAGCAACGAGGACAAGCCCGGCGCCGTGGCCAAGCTCAGCAACCTGCTGGGAACCTGGGGCGTCAACATTGCCGGGATGGCTCTGGGACGGGCCGCGAAGGGTGGGCAGGCCCTCTTTACCCTGACCCTTGACGATGGGCTCAGCGCCGAGCAGCTGCAGGCCATTCGCAACCTGGACGTCATTGACAGCGCGTACCTCGTGCGCGTCTGA